One window from the genome of Synechococcus sp. PROS-7-1 encodes:
- a CDS encoding inositol monophosphatase family protein has protein sequence MPERLDCSAVAAEAGLSDERMKSLSAVAVQAARQGGLKLMDHFGRLTSIREKGRSGDLVTTADHAAEAEVLGVLSRQTPEIAILAEESGASDHVADLCWCVDPLDGTTNFAHSYPLFATSVGLVWRDQPVLGAISVPFLKELYWCCPGEGSFLNDQKIRVSDCTSLEESLLVTGFAYDRREVLDNNYAEFAWMTHRTRGVRRGGAAAVDLAFVAAGRLDGYWERGLAPWDLAAGAALVQLAGGLVDDYRGEGFELGSGRILASGAQLHEPLKQELRRVSPIPAPHYGGNLDVGS, from the coding sequence ATGCCTGAACGTCTTGATTGCTCTGCTGTTGCTGCCGAAGCTGGCTTATCCGATGAACGGATGAAATCTCTTTCTGCTGTGGCGGTTCAGGCTGCCCGCCAAGGAGGCCTCAAGTTGATGGATCACTTCGGGAGGCTGACGTCGATACGCGAAAAAGGACGATCAGGCGACCTGGTGACAACGGCTGATCACGCAGCTGAGGCTGAAGTTCTGGGCGTCTTGTCGCGTCAAACACCTGAAATCGCCATTCTGGCTGAGGAGTCAGGCGCCAGTGACCACGTGGCCGATCTGTGCTGGTGCGTGGACCCACTTGATGGAACCACGAACTTTGCCCACAGCTACCCGTTGTTCGCAACATCAGTGGGCCTTGTCTGGCGTGACCAACCGGTTCTGGGTGCTATTTCCGTGCCGTTTCTTAAAGAGCTGTACTGGTGCTGCCCCGGTGAAGGCTCATTCCTTAATGATCAAAAAATACGCGTGTCGGACTGCACCTCTCTCGAGGAAAGTCTTCTCGTCACAGGATTTGCCTATGACCGGCGTGAAGTGCTTGACAATAACTATGCCGAGTTTGCGTGGATGACACACCGCACTCGGGGGGTGCGCAGAGGCGGAGCAGCAGCGGTGGACCTGGCCTTTGTGGCAGCCGGTCGGCTTGATGGATATTGGGAACGGGGTTTAGCGCCCTGGGACCTGGCCGCAGGTGCAGCACTCGTGCAACTCGCAGGAGGATTGGTTGACGATTACCGCGGAGAGGGCTTCGAACTTGGATCTGGAAGAATTCTCGCCTCTGGCGCTCAGCTGCATGAGCCCTTGAAACAGGAACTCAGAAGGGTCTCACCGATCCCTGCTCCGCACTATGGAGGGAACCTGGACGTGGGATCCTGA
- a CDS encoding 2Fe-2S iron-sulfur cluster-binding protein, whose amino-acid sequence MASHRITIHWRQRDRVISHDVQEGEYILQSFERQGDPLPFSCRNGCCTSCAVRVLNGELDQREAMGLSQELRGKGYGLLCVARAVGPLEAETQDEDEVYELQFGQHFGKGVVTRGLPLDEE is encoded by the coding sequence ATGGCAAGCCACCGCATCACCATCCACTGGCGTCAGCGGGATCGTGTCATCAGCCATGACGTGCAGGAAGGCGAGTACATCCTGCAAAGCTTTGAACGCCAGGGAGATCCACTGCCGTTCTCCTGTCGGAACGGCTGTTGCACCTCATGTGCGGTGAGGGTGCTGAACGGTGAACTCGACCAGCGAGAAGCGATGGGGTTGTCTCAGGAGCTAAGAGGCAAAGGTTATGGACTCCTGTGTGTAGCGCGTGCCGTTGGTCCTTTAGAAGCTGAAACCCAAGATGAGGATGAGGTGTATGAGCTTCAGTTCGGACAACACTTCGGCAAGGGCGTCGTCACCCGTGGCCTTCCGTTGGATGAGGAGTAA